The Juglans regia cultivar Chandler chromosome 10, Walnut 2.0, whole genome shotgun sequence genome includes the window TCATTGTCATTTTCCCAAAGATTCATGGCCTCGTTAACTCCGCTATTATAGCATTAGTTTTGgtatcatcaaaattatctgtaaaatttaataaaaagtacatatattttttataaattcaaaatctctctGCTATaactccacattagattagttaaaataataatataatattatttttttaatcataatatttttaattttttttatattttacaattacactaaatatatgttaatttataataatatttcttctttcACATATTTCAAAACTAAACACAAAAATGAAAGTGAAGGGAAAAccgtagaaaataaaaattgaaaagcaaAGTAGTTGAgctaatttttacaataaaatattacttttgaagatgaatgatacatctttaaatttaaagatatacttaaaattattttagctCAAAGTTAaaacttttactttttgaagaAGTCAATATAGATCATTTTATCTACATTTATTCAATGGCTTTTGaagaagccaatgccaatgctctgtataaaaatttaaaaatccaaCTTCGACTTTAATTCCACATCGTCGAAATCAAAGCTCCAATAAAATGGAATCAaagtttggtttttattttattttatttcaagtcAAAGTTGGACTCGAAGTTGTTTTCTGATTGACTCCGTCCTGCTTCGACTCTGACTTTGCCTTTAACCTCCGACTATGATTGTGTacatgagtttaaaaaaatgtatattatttatatattgatcatatatatactcatataaaaagtctagaacttatatagttaaattcaatactatactagtatatgttatttattataaatagactaaaagcttattatatgtaaatatcatagtattactattgaaataagttagacacttggtatttttaagtttagtaaaatatgttaataacgtgtaattactataatataataacctgtaattagacattaaaaataagtctagtataaaaataagttagatactattatgataaaatgtaatacaataatataataatatgtattagACACTACACACCTAGTATAGAATAAAATAGACACTAGCAtaaaaataagtctagtataataagttaataatacgtaattactataatatagtaacatatattagtaatttttaataatcaatactaaaaattaaatttagtattaaaaaaattataaaaccataaaaaaaatgagattagaattaattttagggtttaaaaaaaataggatttGGTTTAGGATTTAGGAAAAAAGTTTAGAAGCCCAAAACCGCAGAAACAGGGTTCAGGGCCAAATACGGCGTCGTCTAATAAATATAACAGCATAACACCCAACCCAAccaaaattaagtaaaatggtgtcgtttttactttttagaGGAGGAAACGGCACCGTTTAGTATTTAGGGTTAATCCCCTCCTAGGTCGACTTCACAGTCTCACTCTCAGACCCGTGccttctctcctctccctctctcttctcccggCGCCGTTTTGTAGTTAGGGTTTCTAATACCCTCCGACCGCGACCTCACTCAGTCTCGCTCTCAGATCCGTTCCGCCCACCGCGCAGACGTCCCTCTACGCGTTCTCAGGACCTAGAATTTCCCCTGCCCCTCGCCGTCGATTCTTTCTCTCCTCTCGGTAATTTTTCAAGAATCGATGCGGAAAACATCGCGGCTGCCTCCTGGCTTTCGATTTCATCCAACTGATGTTGAGCTAGTTATGTACTATCTTAAGAAGAAAGTAATGAGGAAAAGATTCTGTTCTGAACCCATTACAGAGATTGATATATACAAGTTTGCCCCGTGGGATCTTCCGGGTACGTGGAAAGTGTTATATACACGCGTTTGTTTTCACGATTAGCGTCTTGTGAATTCTGTGTGTTTCTactgaagtttttttttattttttcccatcCATCAGAAAGGTCAAGTTCGAGAAGTGGTGATCTGAAATGGTACTTCTTTTGTCCGGTGGAGAGAAAATACTTAAATGGGGCCAGAATGAATCGTGCTACTGAATTTGGGTACTGGAAAACCACTGGAAAGGACCGGCCTGTTCATTACAGTGAAGAGTTGGTGGGTTTAATAAAAACTTTGATTTTTCATCTAGGAAAGGCACCGAGAGGGCAACGAACGAATTGGGTTATGCACGAGTACAGACTGGAAGAGAAATATCTGGCTAATAATGGGGTTCAGGTAATGGCTGGTTACTTATCAATCATGGTATCATACTCGTTCGTAGGATCGAaagctttgctttgctttgctgTAATATATGCGCGCGCGCGTGTATGCATGCATAACCTAATTGGAATTATTAGTTCTTTTCTCTAGGCACTGGAGATTCAGCAATCTCAGCTCATGTGCATGTGTAATGCACGTGCATTTCAAAGGCCTTCTTAACCAGGCCCTGTCACGATATGTTTAGGCTTGGCGCAGAGCCACGTAGCTTTGCAAAATAAAGTTGTTTACGTCCCATCCCAACGGCCAATTGTCTAGCTGCATTTATTGGACTTCTCCCTGTTTAGCATGTTCTGaagaaactcattttttttttctatatttatggAAGATTCTGCCCTACTTGGCTGTTTTAGGCATGTTTCTGAAATTGGAGATCACCATTTGTTTTGTTAGGGCTAATACTTGTCAGTTTAATGTAAAGTTGTGaggttcttttttatttaaaatctaccTTTCAACATCACTCGGGTTCCGAGTGAAAGGTCAGGGGACTCTCGTATAAGTCCGGTCATGACTGATTTTTCTGATCTAATTTTTGACTTGGATTTGGTCGATTTACCTTTGGCAGGGGAAAATTTTACTTGGTCGAATGGGTGGCATGGGCTAGGTTGGAAAGATTTATTGTCTCTTCCTCTTGGGATGTACACTTTCTTGACCTATGTCAGAAACGCCTTCCAAGGTTAAATTCTGATTATCTTCCCATCTTATTGGATTGTGGGGGTCTTCATGTGGGGTGGAGATgctttaaatttgagaatatgtggttaaaagTTTAGGGATTTGTGGACAAGATGAACTCCTGGTGGTCCTCATATCAGTTGACAGGTACTCCTAGTTTGTTTTAGCTGGGAAAATTAAAGCTTTGAAAAAAGACCTCAAAATATGGAATGGGGAAGTCCTTGGGAACATTGTTGAGAAGAGGAAATCCCTCTTTGAGTAGCTTCATTGTCTCGAGGAAAAAGAGGCTGCAGGGGCCCTCTCGGTTGATGAAATGGAAAGAAACAATGTTGTTGCGATTGAGCTGGAAAAAATCATACTCATAGAAGAGATTTCTTGGCGAAAAAAATCTCgggccctttggttgaaggaaggggataggTGCACCAAATTCTTTCATAGAGGTGCTTCACTGGGATGGTAGTTTTCTTACGGACTGTTCTGACATTAAGGATCACATTgttcattttttatgaaaagctcCTTACAGAACAATATCTTTGAAGAGCCGAAGGTTGATGGGTTGGTTTTTTATTTGATCAATCAGTCTACTGCGGCTAGGTTGGAGAGAATGTTTGAAGAGGAGGAGGTGCTCAATGTGATAAGAGAGATAGACAAAGACAAAGCCCGGGACCAGATGGCTTTCCCTTGGCTTTTTTTCAGGCTTGTTAGGACATTGGCTGATAATTTGGGTTTTAAGGTATCTTCTTTGCCAATGAAGTATCTTAGTCTTCCCCTGGGGGCAGCTTATAAATCCAAGGCATTGTGGGATGGGGTTATCGAAAAGATCAAATGTGGATTGACTGGTTGGAAAAGGAtttatttgtctaaaggggAAGAAACACCTTAATCAAGGGCACTTTATCTAACCTCCCAActtatcttctttctttatttccatTGCTTGCAGGAGTGGCTAATAGAATGGAAAAGATCTTTCTCGCTTTCTTGTGGGATGATTTGgaggatgagaaaaaaattacatttgttTAAATGGGACAGGATTTGTATTTCTTTATCTTTATGGAGGTTTGGGGGTTAGAAAgctgagaacttttaataaagcactTTTAGGGAGGTTATGGTGGTACCATCAAGAAAGGGATGCCCTTTGGAGGACAGTTATTGATGTCAAATTTGTGAGCATTTGTAGCAACAGTGTTTGTTCTCTGCATCCAGTCCATATATTGTTGAATGATTTTCTCTCAAGCACAACCACTTGACAACCATAATCTCTTAAAGGTTTGTTGTTGATTGAATTTTATGTTATGCTGACACAGCATAATGTTGATATGCATTTACTGCCTCCATCTTTTATTCTCTGTCAATCATTCTATTCTGTAGATGTTCCATTTTTCCATGTGCTAAAATGAATCCATACAAGTATGTGACCTTACCTAATTGTGCCTAAAAAGTTGCATCCTTCAACATTTGGGAACAatataagtgttatttttatcactTATCCAAAGAATTATACTGTTCAAGagaaaaatcaataatttcttACCCTTTTCCCATCTGAAAATCGAAGAAAATGACACAGAAATAATTCCTGTCTGTTTGAAAGTTTACCAAGGTAGACAAATAGAATCAGGCATGGGAGAGTAATATATAGTAGTTATGTTTTGATTATATTATTGCACTTGTGCTTTCGGTCACATTCTATGTCATTTCTAGTTCTTTTCCTACATATATGTATAACTAATACActtagtccttttttttttgataagtaataactttattaataacaatgtaataggcatagcccgagtAAACTAATACACTTAGTCCTTATATGGTGGCTATATTTGAATTCATTCTCGTGGTGACTTTGTCTTGCAGAACACACACGTGCTTTGTATGATTTTTCAGAAGGATGGCCCAGGCCCAAGAAACGGTGCCCAATATGGAGCACCATTTAAGGAGCAAGATTGGAATGATGATGAGGAAAACTGTGTAGAAGCTGGCCCTTCTGTTTGTTTGTCTACCCAAACACGTGTGCTGCCTGGGAACTGTAGCAGTTCAGTTCTGGCTGTCAACTCTGCTTTGTGTGGCATGGTTTCTGAGTCATGTTTATCTGAAACCATGCAATCTGACACTGAGAGGCTTCCAGCCGCCTGCACTAATGACATTGTTTCAAAGGAGTTACCGCAAGCTTTGGGTGATGGGGATATGCTCCCAGCTGTGcttgctaatgatgatgataatattcTTTCAGTATTTGCTTCCTTTATGGAAGATGCCACTTTGATCTCAAATGAAGATAACAAAAATGAAGATGATTGTTATGATGATGAGGAAAACTGTGTAGAAGCTGGTCCTTCCGTTCGTTTGTCTACCCCAACATGTGTGCTGCCTGGTAACTGTAGCAGTTCAGTCATGGCTGTCAACTCTGCTTTGGTTGGCACGGTTTTTGAGTCATGTTTATCTGAAACTATGCGATCTGACTGTGAGAGGCTTCCAGCCACCTGCACTAATGACATTGTTTCGAAGGAGTTACCCCAAGCATTTGGTGATGGGGATATTCTTCCATCTGTGCTtgttaatgatgatgataatgttcTTTCAGTATTTGCTTCCTTTATGGAAGATGCCACTGTGATCTCAAATGAAGATGACAAAAATAAGGTGTGTAGCCGTgccaattttgtattttgttagtGATGGTGGGACTTATAGGTGTAACTTATTCTTTAATGGTCATTATTCAAGTCAGACTTACCTGGAAGTTTGTTTCTGTACTTCAATTTTCTGAATGTTTTTCTTGATCCCTCTACTCTCTTTTGCAGAATCTCAGTCATGGAGTGAACCATGAAGCTACacataattttgatatttacaaaGACTTGGAAGATCTGGGAAACACAGCTAGCCTGAGTAAAAATGAATACAATTTCTATAATGGTCAGCAAGCCATTTTCCCTCCGGACCTTCGAATAGGTATAACTGATCTCGATCCGCCGCTGGATGCTTTTCCCGGACTCCCACAATAACATTCTTTCGCTAAAATTACTGTACAGAAGTGGGCGGTTGTATTGATCCAATTTTCTTATACTGTGAAATTTGTTAAGGTGCAACTTGTTATGTACCGTGATTGTATCCCTTCATTTGGGTTGCTGACTTGCTGCAACCTAAGCAAACGCTGCCAGCTTGTATGGCCTTAGATTATGCTTTGTAAAATGAAGTTTTGCTCATCTTTTCTAATCTGACTTGCGAAGTCCTGGCGTGAGTTTGTGTATATTACCCTGGAATCAATTCTATGAAGTTGTGAGAGAATATATGCCTTGTACCTGGAGTTGAAGTAGAAGCAGCCGTGCATAAAATTTGGCAATATGGTATAGACGCCATCTTGAGTTGGACGGTTCGGTCTCTTCCTTTTTAGTTCAAGGAGGAAAGATTTAAGATTTCATTTACTAAACATTAGTTATTTTGAACTAATGTgtagtaatattagatacagtcataTCTTGTGTGAGTGTcacacatttcttttaaaaaataatggagtGTCTTGTGTGAGTGTTacacatttcttttgaaaaatagtagaatctatcgttaaaaaattaatttttttatgtgaattatatgtttatttatttttttaaaagaagtgtaaGACACTTACATTCTTCATTTCTATTTCTCCAAATGATAATAAATGTAATCGGCTTGTAAAGAATGGAGTTTACTTTAGCTCTCCCCTTCAATCACAGGAGAGTGAAATTTAATGCCACCTTGAATCCACTCGACCATGTAAACTGTAATTCTTCTTTGATTATTATTCCcagaatgacaaaaaaaaaaaaaaaaacaccctcCCAAGTCCATATTGAAGAGCTACTCTGAAAGTGGAAAGGTCCTCATACAGCTATAGATGTCAACCTTGTTGACAATTGTATACATTTCGAATCTAAACTCTTTTATTATCATCGTACCAGCTCTTcgctattatttctcttttgggGTTTCAAGGTGGTGAACTTTCTAGTTTAACTAGGATAAATCGCGTATCATTATTTCATCAATGTCAACAGTAACGTTTGTGTTAGCTGGAATTTGAGAATAGAAATAGACGCACAACGAAAAATATACACTAAGGCAAGGACCAGTGCGGGTTTTGCTTCATTAGATGAAGGGCCAAATGcatatttaaagttaaatgGCAGCAAACCATCCCATATGCTTTCACTACCTTTCCTGTAATAGAATAGCAGATGCAAGAAACAAGTCCAAGCTTTCATGAATGAATTTAGCAGCATATCTGTGCATATTTCGATTAATCTAAATAGGAACATCTTGTGGGTAATCCTGTGGGTGTCGTCTGATGGTCTCTCTCAACAGTTTCTCCTGCTCACTAAGATTTGAAGGGGGGACATCATACACGTCGGTGAAAAGCTCGGCAAGTGGAGATTTCTCGATTTTTTCTGCCTCTTGAATTGCCTGCAATAGCTGTTGGAGAAGTGTCATGGGTTAGACATTTGCAACAAAtgtattattgaatttaacacACGGCGTGAAGAGtatctaaaagaaaaatcacaggAGTGGTTTCCATAGAGCTGCTAACTGTAGTGGCATCTTTGTTGCAGATTGTGAATCTAATGGCCTATGAACTACGCATTTTGCAGCTTTTAAAGATTGGATTGTGGTATGTCATACAATGTTGGCATTATTTAGTCTATTTCCTAAAATACATAAATGTTAATTGTGCCCTGAACTTACCAACATATACCTATAAGCCTATAAATCATCAAGTTTTTTCAATCTAGTGACAAAGGTATACAtatcattaagttttttttttttttgtatttatttgttggtttgtttttcAAAGTTAAGAGTGCAGAGACAACAGGAAAGACTTTTCTTCCAACCTTTTATGTTCAACATCTTAGTTTCTTTCAGGATGCAAGTGAATATGCCTTCTCTTTGccttgtccttttctttttattacatAGTAAGTCTTACACTTGGTTTTATAAATCCAAATAGAAAACTTTTGTTTTGATCTTCAGAATGCTCATACATAACTTCTCATATGAAACTagtgttttctttcttccagTAGGCACCATTTGAACAATGAAGTTGGTAGAAGTAACTTGTTTGAAAaagcacaagaaaataaaagcaatagtgaaagtgtaaataaatttatgacccttgaaatttttctttaagtacAGTAATTTATACCTGTGTTTTCACACTGTTTCTTAGCTCTGACTCAGCTTCACTGCACCACCAACCATTGCTCTCAATCCATTTTCTAAATCTAGCTACAGGATCTCGTGCCGATCTCCACCATTCAATCTCATCAACTGGGCGGTACTTGGTGGAATCATCAGAAGTGGAGTGATGCCCCACACGATATGTAAGCGCCTGTCAACAAAAAGATGGTGTTGAACATCAGAATGTGAGATATGTAGGTTTAACGCTAAACCTTTTAGTGGCCCAATGAACTGACATGTAGAGACTTAATTGACCTCAATCAAGATTGGTCTTTGTTCACTGATTGCCATTTCACGCGCAGCGTGAACTGAACTATAAATTGCTAGAGCATCATTACCATCCACTCGAATACTTCGAATCCCATAACCACGGCCTTTAACAACAACACCATCACCTGccagttaaaaaaaatagcatgaacaGATTAGAATGTGGACTTAAAAAAGATGCAGTAACAGGAATTTTAAAGTGCAAGAAAGAACAATGATAGGGAAGAGTACTTCGAAACTGATCTGTAGTAGGGGTACTAATAGCCCAGCCATTGTTCCGACAAAAAAATATAACCGGGACCTCCCTAACCGCCGCAAGATTCAGAGCAGCATGGAAATCTCCCTAAAATTATTAGGTGTAGAGAAAACAAACAACCAAAAGCCGCAGTCAGTGAACTCAGTGTCTCCCGGACTGCTAGACAGGTAATGAAAATGTAATCATTAAGTTTTTCATTGTCTAGGGTAAGGGTGTCTGTTCTATTATTATGTATAATGAAGATgaggaaaaaatattgaaatcataCTACCTAGTTTAAGGTGTCAATAACTGTCTTGGCGTCCTAAGAGTGGTGCAATAAAGGAAATGGGTTACAGTATAGACAACTATAGTGAAAAGAACTACCAAACACATTCAATAACTTCAATTTTTTATGCTGCATTCAAACTcccccccccacaaaaaaaaaaagaaatagccTCTGTTCATCTGTTCACCTCACTGGTGCCACCGTCACCAAAGTAAGTAATTACGCATGCATTTCTTCTGTCCATCTTCAATGAATATGCAGCACCCACTGCATGGGGAAGTTGTGTACTGCAAAACAGGAAGGAATTATGtggctctcattttcaaaagatGATCAGAAGCAAAGATACATGGTTTGATGGGCCATGGCAACcaaaactttcttaaatttatgGTTTGAACCTTTAGATCTGAGCTTAATTGTGCACAGGGTATATTGGTGCTCTCCCTACATGAGAAAACTACGATATAAATAGTTTATAACTTACGCAATTGTTGCTGCCACAGTGAAGTAATTGTGCTTGTTAGACCCATAATGGATAGGCATCTGCCTCCCTTTTCCATTATCAGCTTTGTTTCCAAAACACTGGTTTGCAAATTCCTTCAGAGTGAAACCACGCCACAATAGGACCCCAGGTTCCCTATACTGCAGAGcacaagaaattttattcttgCAACATTCTCAGTATCACTCATGTCCAGGGGAATCTAAATCCTACGAATATGTACTGCTTAGAGGAATAGTAAAGCAAGTACACATGTCTATGTGTGTGCCTGTAACCTGAGGGAAGACAAGGTCATCAATGGTAAGAGCTGCTGCTGATGCAATGTTAATGGCCTCTTCTCCAATTGTGGTGGCGTAAAATGAAATTCTTCCTTGCCGTTGTGCCTCATAGAAAAAAGCATCCATGGTTTGCAGAGTAACCATGTCACTGTACATTTTTATAGCCATTTCCTCACTGACCTATTCACCCATAAGAGAGGTTTGTGTTGGATTTAGTTTGAGAAGATTAGTACAAAGAGAATGACTTCATTTGAGAGGGGAAAGAGTAAAGGAGGAATACTTTCTTAAATTTGCTGCAGAGAATCAGCTGCCCATCATTGTCAAGGACCCGGTAACAGTGTGCCCGCTCAACAGGGGATTCAGATATGAACCTCATCTCAGAAGTGAATGCAACCTTTCCTCCCGGGAAATCTAAGATCTGCTGAGAAAGGGATATTCAATAAATGCAGATACAAGAAGACGCAAATTCATGAAATGCAGACAAAACAAAGTGTGTAGATTAGACTAAGACACTGAAAGAAAAACTGAAGacaaaattaagataaaaaaaaatgcatgatttgatatgCTGTATCAGACATCCAATGGTACTTTGCAACTTCAAGAAAACTTCCGCTGGCCTGCTGAGGGTCTTGTTAAGTCTGTTCTAAGGTTAACCTTCTTTGATAGAATATCGTGACCCATATTTAGCATTACTAATTTCCACAGATTGACTTCAAACAAAAAGGAAGTGGAAAAGCTTGCTTACTAATCATTCCACCAATGGTCACGAGAAAATTATATGGTAAATCTTTGCATGACCTCCCTTCAAATGTTATAGAAATCAGAGAGGTTAGTAGAAGTCATTCTTTCTCCATGTAAGTTCCAGAAAGACCGATAGgtttgaataataaaaccatctcaacccatctcatctcaacattacaattttcacaaattcccacataaaatacaataaataattcaactatttcaaattccaaaacaataataatattaaaaaaaaaatctaacaatattttatacaactttcaactttcatttaaaactatctcatctcatctcactatccaaatcccACCTCAATGTTATATGCTCACGAAAcattattaatgcatttttatcatGACAATGGCACAAGTTAGTAAATATgaaagttttcattttcataaatcactCCTAATTTTAACGAATGATTTAATAGTGACCATAATAATAGTATGTTATTGCAATATAAATGAACATTCAGCTTGTACTCATCATAAAACTGCTTTCTTGAACCCTGAGATGTGATTTGAAATTGACCAGGTAGAAATGAAGTTGGGTGAATGAACATTATTTGCAATATGGTATTCCTCTGCCAGAAGTGAAGGCATCTAATAAAATTGGAGAATCCTCCTCTTCctaaaaaaacatgaataaacATTATCTTTCTGTAGTATATACATCTCCTGAATACTTAGCGATACAAGGGGCAACCACAAACAAAACAccaaacaataacaaataactgTCATTTCTGGGAAGATGCAGAAAGCTTCACGATCTATcgcaaacatctctcaactctcCTAGGAAACTCTAAGGGCATCCACACAAGTTTTTCCTAACATGATATTTGATTACATTGCACCAAGTCGATTAAGGAGGgctattttttccattttgatcCAATGGGAGGAAACTAAAATTAAGAACTGAACATGCGTTATTTaccttttttcttatttacCGGATTAAATACAGAAATCCCTTTCAAGGGAACAGAGCTTATAGTGATAGGATGCACCCCAAGGATATGCACCTCAAAGGACTCATCGTTGTTGATATTCTAAACTTCCAGTTTTTACTCCAATAAGCTCCTATCTCTTACCTCTAAATTCTGTATTTCGGGCACATGATTGACTTATTAGTAATCTGCAATTAAGCCACACTTAGTACACAGcagagaaaattttatttgtgaataaattaatatatatatatataaaagattctcAAAATGTTGCAGTAATTtagtttcaaattatttaacataaCCCGTTAATGTTGTGTCCCTACAACTCATGAGATATACCCAAGGCAACTTTCCTATCCAAAGAATAAAAGGACAAGATATCCTTCTGGGCAACAAACTACTGCTGAGCTTTTGAATGTGTTATTCGTACCAAAACACAATTAAACTTCCTTTTCAATTCCTTACTTCGGagataaagtttaaaaaatgaaactttcGATGAAACTTATGAAATGATAAGCAGAAGCATGGAAGAGAATCAAAATGTAAACCTCAATATCTGCTCGCCAATTTGCACTTGCTACTAGTTCCACATGAAGCACATTAAAATTCATTAAACTATGCGAAAAGCATCGAAaactttttttacaagtaaaaaaagCACGAAAAACTCAATCATTTGAGCACGATCGAACAGACAATGCAAAATACAATcaaatattacataaataaaGGACTGGTTCTGAGCATATCAGAGTTCAGACCAAAAAACgtaatatatctaaatttaaaaaatggaaTTAAAGTTCACATTCAGCGCGTACCTGATAATGATCAACGTCATCAGGAGAATTGAACTGTTTTTCGGTTTTGACTGATTCGAAACGGCGAGAGGAGTAAAGCGTTGCTTTATCACAGAAATTTGCATCTGGGTCTCTGACATTTTGAGCTTTCAGAGAAGAAAATGGAGGTTCACGATGATGGGTTAAAGAACTCCAGCAAGAACTTTGGCTGATCATGCTCAACAAACCTACTTTAGATTGAAGACTATTGATAATGGCTCTCGATGTTCTCAGACAGACAGCCATTACGGAAAGGCTGAGGGCTCAAGGAGATTGAAAgtttcaagaggaaaaaaaaaaatttgaagtgcAAATGGAGAGCGAAAGAAACCGAGAGACTTTTGTTTGTTATGATGTTTGCAATTGTGGGTGGTAAAGGAATCCTACATAGATTCGAACGCCGAACCGAAgtgaaaatggagagagagaaacatcAAGACTTGGTGCGGATTATTGAAAAGTACTGTACTATC containing:
- the LOC109008914 gene encoding 2-oxoisovalerate dehydrogenase subunit alpha 2, mitochondrial-like isoform X1 — protein: MAVCLRTSRAIINSLQSKVGLLSMISQSSCWSSLTHHREPPFSSLKAQNVRDPDANFCDKATLYSSRRFESVKTEKQFNSPDDVDHYQQILDFPGGKVAFTSEMRFISESPVERAHCYRVLDNDGQLILCSKFKKVSEEMAIKMYSDMVTLQTMDAFFYEAQRQGRISFYATTIGEEAINIASAAALTIDDLVFPQYREPGVLLWRGFTLKEFANQCFGNKADNGKGRQMPIHYGSNKHNYFTVAATIATQLPHAVGAAYSLKMDRRNACVITYFGDGGTSEGDFHAALNLAAVREVPVIFFCRNNGWAISTPTTDQFRSDGVVVKGRGYGIRSIRVDGNDALAIYSSVHAAREMAISEQRPILIEALTYRVGHHSTSDDSTKYRPVDEIEWWRSARDPVARFRKWIESNGWWCSEAESELRNSVKTQLLQAIQEAEKIEKSPLAELFTDVYDVPPSNLSEQEKLLRETIRRHPQDYPQDVPI
- the LOC109008914 gene encoding 2-oxoisovalerate dehydrogenase subunit alpha 2, mitochondrial-like isoform X2, producing the protein MAVCLRTSRAIINSLQSKVGLLSMISQSSCWSSLTHHREPPFSSLKAQNVRDPDANFCDKATLYSSRRFESVKTEKQFNSPDDVDHYQILDFPGGKVAFTSEMRFISESPVERAHCYRVLDNDGQLILCSKFKKVSEEMAIKMYSDMVTLQTMDAFFYEAQRQGRISFYATTIGEEAINIASAAALTIDDLVFPQYREPGVLLWRGFTLKEFANQCFGNKADNGKGRQMPIHYGSNKHNYFTVAATIATQLPHAVGAAYSLKMDRRNACVITYFGDGGTSEGDFHAALNLAAVREVPVIFFCRNNGWAISTPTTDQFRSDGVVVKGRGYGIRSIRVDGNDALAIYSSVHAAREMAISEQRPILIEALTYRVGHHSTSDDSTKYRPVDEIEWWRSARDPVARFRKWIESNGWWCSEAESELRNSVKTQLLQAIQEAEKIEKSPLAELFTDVYDVPPSNLSEQEKLLRETIRRHPQDYPQDVPI
- the LOC109008913 gene encoding NAC domain-containing protein 82-like; its protein translation is MGKTSRLPPGFRFHPTDVELVMYYLKKKVMRKRFCSEPITEIDIYKFAPWDLPERSSSRSGDLKWYFFCPVERKYLNGARMNRATEFGYWKTTGKDRPVHYSEELVGLIKTLIFHLGKAPRGQRTNWVMHEYRLEEKYLANNGVQNTHVLCMIFQKDGPGPRNGAQYGAPFKEQDWNDDEENCVEAGPSVCLSTQTRVLPGNCSSSVLAVNSALCGMVSESCLSETMQSDTERLPAACTNDIVSKELPQALGDGDMLPAVLANDDDNILSVFASFMEDATLISNEDNKNEDDCYDDEENCVEAGPSVRLSTPTCVLPGNCSSSVMAVNSALVGTVFESCLSETMRSDCERLPATCTNDIVSKELPQAFGDGDILPSVLVNDDDNVLSVFASFMEDATVISNEDDKNKNLSHGVNHEATHNFDIYKDLEDLGNTASLSKNEYNFYNGQQAIFPPDLRIGITDLDPPLDAFPGLPQ